The Humulus lupulus chromosome 3, drHumLupu1.1, whole genome shotgun sequence genome window below encodes:
- the LOC133822783 gene encoding putative protein TIC 214 N-terminal part, with protein MEIEKNKGRFGMIFQSFILGNLVSLCMKIINSVVVVGLYYGFLTTFSIGPSYLFLLRARVMEEGEEGTEKKVSATTGFITGQLMMFISIYYVPLHLALGRPHTITVLALPYLLFHFFWNNHKHFFDYGSTNRNSMRNLSIQCVFLNNLIFQLFNHFILPSSMLVRLVNIYMFRCNNKMLFVTSNFVGWLIGHILFMKWVGLVLVWIQQNNSIRSNVLIRSNKYLVAELRNFMARIFSILLFITCIYYLGRIPSPIVTKKLKETLETEETDVEIETTSETKGTKQEQGGSTEEDPSPSLFSEEKEDPDKIDETEEIRVNGKEKTKVDQNQENSKVEILNEKKDLLGFELEKPLVTILFDYKRWNRPFRYIKNARLENSVRKEMSQYFFHTCQIDGKERISFTYPPSLSTLLEMIQRKMSLFTTENPSSNELYNHWSYNNEEKRKNLSNKFLNRAKTLDKTLNSKSFILDGLEKRTRLYNDNTKKKYLPKIYDPFLNGAYRGQIKKLFSLSIQNEIAKKK; from the coding sequence ATGGAAATAGAAAAGAACAAGGGgaggtttgggatgatttttcaatcttttatacTAGGTAATCTAGTATCCTTATGCATGAAGATAATAAATTCGGTCGTTGTGGTCGGACTCTATTATGGATTTCTGACCACATTCTCCATAGGGCCCTCTTATCTCTTCCTTCTCCGAGCTCGCGTtatggaagaaggagaagaaggaaccGAGAAGAAAGTATCAGCAACAACCGGTTTTATTACGGGACAGCTCATGATGTTCATATCGATCTATTATGTGCCTCTGCATCTAGCATTGGGTAGACCTCATACAATAACTGTCCTAGCTCTACCCTATCTTTTGTTTCATTTCTTCTGGAACAATCACAAACACTTTTTTGATTATGGATCTACTAACAGAAATTCAATGCGTAATCTTAGCATCCAATGTGTATTCCTGAATAATCTCATTTTTCAATTATTCAACCATTTCATTTTACCAAGTTCAATGTTAGTCAGATTAGTCAACATTTATATGTTTCGATGCAACAACAAGATGTTATTTGTAACAAGTAATTTTGTTGGTTGGTTAATTGGTCACATTTTATTCATGAAATGGGTTGGATTGGTATTAGTCTGGATACAGCAAAATAATTCTATTAGATCTAATGTACTTATTAGATCTAATAAGTACCTTGTGGCAGAATTGAGAAATTTTATGGCTCGAATCTTTAGTATTCTCTTATTTATTACATGTATCTACTATTTAGGCAGAATACCGTCACCCATTGTTACTAAGAAACTGAAAGAAACCTTAGAAACGGAAGAAACAGATGTAGAAATAGAAACAACTTCAGAAACGAAGGGGACTAAACAGGAACAAGGGGGATCCACCGAAGAAGATCCTTCTCCTTCCCTTTTTTCGGAAGAAAAGGAGGATCCGGACAAAATCGATGAAACGGAAGAGATACGAGTgaatggaaaggaaaaaacaaaAGTGGATCAGAATCAAGAAAATTCGAAGGTAGAAATATTGAACGAAAAAAAGGATCTCCTTGGGTTTGAATTAGAAAAACCCCTTGTAACTATTCTTTTCGACTATAAACGATGGAATCGTCCATTTCGATATATAAAAAACGCTAGATTGGAAAATTCTGTAAGAAAGGAAATGTCACAATATTTTTTTCATACATGTCAAATTGATGGAAAAGAAAGAATATCTTTTACGTATCCACCTAGTTTGTCAACCTTGTTAGAAATGATACAAAGAAAAATGTCTCTGTTCACAACAGAGAACCCCTCTTCCAACGAATTATATAATCATTGGAGctataataatgaagaaaaaagaaaaaacctaaGCAACAAATTTCTAAATAGAGCCAAGACTCTAGACAAAACTTTAAATAGTAAATCCTTTATTCTGGATGGACTCGAAAAAAGAACTAGATTGTACAAtgataatacaaaaaaaaaatacttaccgAAAATATATGATCCTTTTTTAAATGGAGCCTACCGTGGacaaattaaaaaattgttttcACTTTCAATCCAAAatgaaattgccaaaaaaaaatgA